Proteins co-encoded in one Dehalogenimonas sp. WBC-2 genomic window:
- a CDS encoding sensory box sensor histidine kinase — protein MRIGLVSCITMLDHVRSVIHNIHDCEFTIYPILPCCLFNVEGETVCKQMDKSVLANDSTIIIYGTCHPDLNRVGADYYGNNVYKIPGNNCFEIMLGEDKYLEYANSESWFLDVSFIKRWKKEMERGFGANSANGNVLQISGIKQIDVFNYDNSEFDEDIIRDFSKSFGMPYNYIKGNTDVFSAALSTAFEHVCINGATNRGPIIQLKNNTVPIILLENMNDAIYSIDPKKMKVSFISPIIKNIMGISPQEFANSFLSKYSEKYYFDIDRDKIIDERNDFINDSIARGFHRPMEKEYRVVNEKGQMQWIREMLCPQFTSSGEIEAFIGKIEDITQRKNIEQSLEDALKKESSLRLELEQQIQNRNDFTRALVHELKTPLTPIIAASDVLVVGIKNKSFLKLAQNINTGAENLNRRIDELLELARGEVGILGIRKQSFDWVEMTSNVLQYIEPQAKKKNIAVSFECAEIAGLLMADKERIRQVLLNLLDNAIKYTPEKGRITLKCETIEDKVIFKIIDSGSVIPEAERASLFKPYHRLERDRDKLNGLGLGLALSKMIVELHNGNIWFETVQGQGNIFAVSIPLNELLSDEVLTVRRKTFDELTYS, from the coding sequence GTGCGAATTGGATTAGTGTCTTGTATTACAATGTTGGATCACGTTAGATCTGTTATTCATAATATTCACGATTGCGAATTTACTATTTACCCGATACTGCCGTGTTGTTTGTTCAATGTCGAAGGGGAGACTGTTTGCAAACAAATGGATAAATCAGTATTAGCAAATGATTCTACAATTATCATATATGGTACCTGTCATCCTGACCTGAACCGGGTCGGGGCAGATTATTATGGAAACAACGTGTACAAGATTCCTGGCAATAATTGTTTCGAAATCATGCTAGGAGAGGATAAATATTTAGAATACGCGAATTCTGAATCATGGTTTTTGGATGTTTCTTTTATTAAACGATGGAAAAAGGAAATGGAGAGAGGGTTCGGGGCCAATAGTGCAAATGGGAACGTTTTACAAATTTCTGGGATAAAGCAAATTGACGTATTCAACTACGACAATTCGGAATTCGATGAAGACATAATTCGAGATTTCAGTAAATCCTTCGGGATGCCCTATAACTATATCAAGGGAAATACTGACGTATTTAGTGCTGCTTTAAGTACAGCCTTCGAACATGTTTGTATAAATGGCGCAACTAATAGAGGTCCAATAATACAACTTAAGAACAACACCGTTCCAATAATATTACTTGAAAATATGAATGATGCGATCTACTCTATCGACCCCAAGAAAATGAAGGTGTCATTTATAAGCCCAATTATCAAAAATATAATGGGGATTTCCCCGCAAGAATTTGCAAATTCTTTCCTTTCCAAATATTCGGAAAAGTATTATTTCGATATAGATCGCGATAAGATCATCGATGAACGCAATGATTTTATTAATGATAGTATAGCCCGTGGGTTCCACCGGCCTATGGAAAAGGAATATCGCGTTGTGAATGAAAAAGGTCAAATGCAGTGGATCCGTGAAATGTTATGCCCGCAATTTACGAGCAGTGGAGAGATCGAGGCTTTCATCGGTAAAATAGAAGACATAACCCAACGGAAAAACATAGAACAATCGCTGGAAGATGCTCTCAAAAAGGAAAGTTCGTTGCGGTTAGAACTTGAGCAACAAATACAGAATCGGAATGATTTTACTAGGGCTTTAGTACACGAACTTAAAACCCCGCTTACACCTATCATTGCTGCGAGTGACGTACTTGTCGTAGGTATTAAGAATAAATCATTTTTAAAATTAGCTCAAAATATAAATACTGGAGCTGAGAATCTTAATCGACGAATAGATGAATTACTAGAATTAGCACGGGGTGAAGTTGGAATTCTCGGTATTCGAAAACAATCTTTCGATTGGGTAGAAATGACATCTAACGTTCTCCAATACATTGAACCTCAAGCTAAAAAGAAAAATATTGCGGTATCATTTGAATGTGCTGAAATCGCCGGTCTTTTGATGGCAGATAAAGAACGAATCAGGCAAGTATTGTTAAATTTGCTAGATAACGCCATTAAATATACTCCAGAAAAAGGCCGTATTACTCTAAAATGTGAAACTATAGAGGACAAGGTCATATTTAAAATTATCGATTCAGGAAGCGTTATCCCTGAGGCTGAAAGAGCTTCCTTATTTAAACCATACCACCGACTAGAAAGAGACAGGGATAAGTTAAACGGCTTAGGGTTAGGGTTGGCTTTATCAAAGATGATAGTCGAATTGCACAATGGGAATATTTGGTTCGAAACAGTTCAAGGTCAAGGAAATATATTTGCCGTAAGTATACCCCTAAACGAGTTATTATCGGACGAGGTTCTAACAGTGAGGAGAAAAACATTCGATGAACTTACTTATAGTTGA